The proteins below are encoded in one region of Lactuca sativa cultivar Salinas chromosome 3, Lsat_Salinas_v11, whole genome shotgun sequence:
- the LOC111900341 gene encoding uncharacterized protein LOC111900341 isoform X1 produces MAVLLHSISGFFHANSPTKFQSITNTNTISPDPNGLPKARNNRRRIRVKVCSRIKDLEPWVLTDVKGTRNSAATSVKPSKEDEEKQNYYVNTGHAIRTLREEFPELFYRELSFDIYRDDIVFKDPLNTFFGIKNYKSIFWALRLNGKILFKALWVDIISVWQPVESTIMIRWTVYGVPRVPWEKRGRFDGTSEYKLDKHGKIYEHRVHNIALNAPPRFQVLSVNELIQSLGCPSTPKPTYFELEMDSSSSSHDN; encoded by the exons ATGGCCGTTCTCTTACACTCAATCTCTGGATTTTTCCATGCCAATTCGCCGACCAAGTTTCAATCGATCACAAATACTAATACGATTAGTCCCGATCCTAACGGACTTCCGAAAGCTAGAAACAACAGAAGAAGAATTAGGGTTAAGGTTTGCTCGAGGATCAAGGATTTGGAGCCCTGGGTTTTAACTGATGTTAAAGGGACGCGTAATTCAGCGGCGACGTCGGTGAAGCCGAGTAAAGAGGATGAGGAGAAGCAGAATTATTATGTGAACACTGGACATGCGATTCGTACGCTTCGAGAGGAATTCCCGGAGTTGTTTTATAGAGAGCTCAGTTTTGATATATACAG GGACGATATCGTCTTTAAAGACCCACTGAACACGTTTTTTGGAATAAAAAACTACAAATCAATATTTTGGGCATTAAGATTGAATGGGAAGATCTTGTTCAAAGCGTTATGGGTTGACATAATAAGTGTATGGCAACCAGTGGAAAGCACAATCATGATTAGGTGGACAGTTTACGGGGTCCCGCGGGTCCCATGGGAGAAGCGTGGAAGATTTGATGGTACCTCAGAGTACAAGCTGGATAAGCACGGTAAGATTTATGAACATCGTGTCCATAATATTGCCTTAAATGCCCCTCCAAGGTTTCAAGTTTTATCAGTCAATGAATTAATTCAGTCACTTGGTTGCCCTTCAACCCCAAAGCCTACTTATTTTGAGTTGGAAATGGATTCCTCATCATCATCACATGATAATTAG
- the LOC111900341 gene encoding uncharacterized protein LOC111900341 isoform X2 gives MACEVCKRPHMHHLVPVRCNYVFHVRDDIVFKDPLNTFFGIKNYKSIFWALRLNGKILFKALWVDIISVWQPVESTIMIRWTVYGVPRVPWEKRGRFDGTSEYKLDKHGKIYEHRVHNIALNAPPRFQVLSVNELIQSLGCPSTPKPTYFELEMDSSSSSHDN, from the exons ATGGCATGTGAGGTGTGCAAACGTCCACATATGCATCATCTTGTGCCTGTCAGGTGTAATTATGTCTTCCATGTGAG GGACGATATCGTCTTTAAAGACCCACTGAACACGTTTTTTGGAATAAAAAACTACAAATCAATATTTTGGGCATTAAGATTGAATGGGAAGATCTTGTTCAAAGCGTTATGGGTTGACATAATAAGTGTATGGCAACCAGTGGAAAGCACAATCATGATTAGGTGGACAGTTTACGGGGTCCCGCGGGTCCCATGGGAGAAGCGTGGAAGATTTGATGGTACCTCAGAGTACAAGCTGGATAAGCACGGTAAGATTTATGAACATCGTGTCCATAATATTGCCTTAAATGCCCCTCCAAGGTTTCAAGTTTTATCAGTCAATGAATTAATTCAGTCACTTGGTTGCCCTTCAACCCCAAAGCCTACTTATTTTGAGTTGGAAATGGATTCCTCATCATCATCACATGATAATTAG